From Amphritea atlantica, a single genomic window includes:
- a CDS encoding FMN-binding glutamate synthase family protein: protein MIDPVSSFAINFVAILGGILLLIFVVGLIAALIIYQIDKHQTGQTIRRNYPLFGRFRYVFEHLGEFFRQYFFAMDREEMPFNRAQRSWCYRAAKNIDNTIAFGSSRDLRAPGTYYFLNCPFPTLAEDAVRNQPLQIGPYCRQPYDARSFFNISGMSYGAISKPAIQALSNGAREAGCWMNTGEGGLSPFHLEGGCDIVCQIGTAKYGMRDEQGLLSDEKLREKAAYHQVRMFEIKLSQGAKPGKGGMLPAEKVTAEIAAIRGIPEGVASISPNRHREVDSADDLLDLVCHIREVTGKPVGFKLVLGSTDWLDEFCERVVARGLEEAPDFITLDSSDGGTGAAPMPLMDSVGLPLRESLPILVNKLIMHGLRERIRVIASGKCINPTDVAAALCMGADFCVSARGFMFSLGCIQALQCNKNTCPSGVATHDKALQRGLVPEDKAVRVTHYHDNLVHEVEMIAHSCGVPEPRKLKRKHAAIVIDSGRSVPLDILYPEL from the coding sequence ATGATCGATCCCGTCAGTAGCTTTGCGATTAATTTCGTAGCAATTCTGGGCGGCATCCTGCTGTTAATTTTTGTTGTCGGACTGATTGCTGCGCTGATTATATATCAGATCGATAAACATCAGACCGGCCAGACCATTCGACGCAACTACCCTCTGTTTGGTCGTTTTCGTTATGTGTTTGAGCATCTGGGAGAGTTCTTCCGGCAATACTTTTTTGCTATGGATCGCGAGGAGATGCCGTTTAACCGGGCGCAACGCAGCTGGTGTTATCGCGCCGCCAAGAACATCGACAACACGATTGCATTTGGTTCCTCCCGGGACCTGCGGGCACCGGGTACTTATTATTTTCTCAACTGCCCTTTCCCGACACTGGCGGAAGATGCGGTCAGGAATCAGCCGCTACAAATTGGTCCCTACTGTCGCCAGCCATACGATGCCAGATCCTTTTTTAACATCTCCGGGATGAGTTACGGCGCTATTTCAAAGCCTGCTATCCAGGCACTGTCTAACGGTGCCCGTGAAGCGGGGTGCTGGATGAACACGGGGGAGGGGGGATTATCACCGTTTCACCTTGAGGGCGGGTGTGACATCGTTTGTCAGATCGGTACCGCTAAATATGGGATGCGCGATGAACAGGGTCTGCTCAGCGATGAAAAGCTGAGAGAGAAGGCTGCATATCATCAGGTACGGATGTTTGAGATCAAACTGAGCCAGGGAGCCAAGCCCGGCAAAGGGGGAATGTTGCCTGCTGAAAAGGTGACCGCTGAGATAGCTGCCATTCGAGGCATTCCTGAAGGGGTTGCTTCTATAAGTCCTAACCGGCATCGAGAGGTGGATTCTGCTGATGATCTGCTGGACCTGGTCTGTCATATCCGCGAGGTCACCGGCAAGCCGGTCGGCTTTAAGCTGGTGCTGGGTTCTACTGACTGGCTGGATGAGTTCTGTGAGCGGGTGGTTGCCAGGGGACTTGAGGAGGCTCCGGACTTTATAACACTGGATAGCAGTGATGGAGGCACCGGTGCAGCGCCAATGCCGCTGATGGATAGTGTTGGTTTGCCGTTACGGGAGAGTTTGCCAATACTGGTGAACAAGTTGATTATGCATGGCCTGCGTGAACGAATAAGGGTGATCGCCTCAGGCAAGTGTATCAACCCAACCGATGTGGCTGCGGCACTCTGTATGGGAGCTGATTTCTGTGTCAGCGCCCGGGGCTTTATGTTTTCGCTCGGCTGTATTCAGGCGCTGCAGTGTAATAAGAACACCTGTCCGAGCGGTGTTGCCACTCATGATAAAGCTCTGCAACGGGGGCTGGTGCCGGAAGATAAGGCTGTCAGGGTAACTCACTACCATGATAATCTGGTCCATGAAGTGGAGATGATTGCGCACTCCTGCGGGGTGCCAGAGCCGAGAAAACTGAAGCGTAAACATGCGGCGATAGTGATCGATAGTGGCCGTTCAGTACCGCTGGATATTCTGTATCCCGAGCTGTAG
- a CDS encoding TRAP transporter substrate-binding protein → MKRRDIVKVLGLGVAAAGLAACTEEKKEVADCKPAAPAVAEKPETIEWKMVTTWPKNFPGLGTGANQLADLIGQMSGGRINVKVYGAKELVGALEIFDAVSRGTAEMGHGASYYWKGKSRAAQFFAAVPFGLTAQEMNSWLYHGGGMELWEEVYAEFGLVPGAAGNTGVQMGGWFNREINSVEDLKGLKMRIPGLGGEVLKRAGGTPVLLPGGEIFPSLQSGAIDATEWVGPYNDLAFGLHKAAKYYYYPGWHEPGTTLECFMNKEAFEKLPEDLQIIVRNAIRVANQDMLADFTAKNNRALEQLKSEHGVELRAFPDDVLKQIKTLSDEVVSEEAAKDPMSQKVFESFVTFRDQAIKWHAVSEQAYLNARTL, encoded by the coding sequence GTGAAACGTCGTGATATTGTCAAAGTCCTCGGTCTGGGAGTTGCTGCTGCGGGACTGGCGGCCTGTACCGAAGAGAAGAAAGAGGTTGCTGATTGTAAGCCGGCCGCTCCGGCCGTTGCAGAGAAGCCGGAAACGATAGAGTGGAAAATGGTCACCACCTGGCCGAAAAACTTTCCTGGCCTGGGAACGGGCGCTAATCAACTGGCAGATCTTATTGGTCAGATGAGCGGTGGCCGGATTAATGTCAAAGTGTATGGTGCAAAAGAGCTGGTGGGGGCGCTGGAGATTTTTGATGCGGTTTCCCGGGGTACAGCGGAGATGGGGCATGGCGCATCATATTACTGGAAAGGTAAATCCCGTGCTGCACAATTCTTTGCTGCCGTGCCGTTTGGTCTGACGGCGCAGGAGATGAACTCCTGGCTGTATCATGGCGGCGGTATGGAGTTGTGGGAAGAGGTTTATGCTGAGTTTGGTCTGGTTCCGGGGGCTGCCGGTAATACCGGTGTGCAGATGGGTGGCTGGTTCAACCGCGAGATCAATTCGGTTGAAGACCTGAAAGGTCTGAAAATGCGGATTCCAGGGCTGGGCGGTGAAGTGCTTAAGCGTGCCGGGGGTACTCCGGTACTACTGCCGGGCGGTGAGATCTTCCCATCTTTGCAGTCTGGTGCAATCGATGCGACTGAGTGGGTAGGTCCATATAATGACCTGGCATTTGGTCTGCATAAAGCGGCTAAGTATTACTACTACCCGGGCTGGCATGAGCCAGGCACAACCCTTGAGTGCTTTATGAACAAGGAAGCCTTTGAAAAATTGCCGGAAGATTTGCAGATTATCGTACGAAATGCGATTCGGGTTGCCAACCAGGATATGCTGGCTGACTTCACGGCGAAGAATAACCGCGCGCTGGAACAGCTGAAGAGTGAACATGGTGTTGAGTTGCGTGCGTTCCCTGACGATGTACTGAAACAGATTAAGACATTATCTGATGAGGTGGTTTCAGAGGAAGCAGCCAAAGATCCGATGTCTCAGAAAGTGTTTGAGTCTTTCGTGACGTTCCGCGACCAGGCGATCAAATGGCATGCTGTTTCTGAGCAGGCTTATCTGAACGCCCGGACACTGTAA
- a CDS encoding TRAP transporter large permease subunit has product MIEYLPLLLFVGAIFVLLLGYSVAFSLAGTGLIFAAIGIMTGHFEASFLEAVPNRLFGIMNNSVLIAVPLFVFMGVMLEKSKIAEELLDTMSALFGPMRGGLGISVTVVGMLLAASTGIVGATVVTMGLLSLPTMLRRGYDPKVATGVICASGTLGQIIPPSIVLVLLGDVISSAYQQAQLDQGIYSPETVTVGDLFLGALLPGLLLVAAYIAYLIFKAIFHPDTVPAIPKEERDAMDNMFKRVISALLPPVFLVGLVLGSILGGWATPTEAASVGAVGAMVLAMVRRCFTLSILKEVMRTTTQVSSMVFIILVGASIFSLVFRGYGGDDLVRQFLSNLPGGVFGAVALVMLVIFLLGFFLDFIEITFVVVPIVAPILLAMGLDPVWLGVMIALNLQTSFLTPPFGFALFYLRGVAPESISTMQIYRGVIPFIMIQLVALMALAQWPALATWLPNLVYG; this is encoded by the coding sequence ATGATTGAATATTTACCATTATTGCTGTTTGTCGGTGCAATATTTGTTCTGCTACTGGGTTACTCAGTGGCGTTCTCCCTCGCGGGAACCGGGCTGATATTTGCTGCTATCGGGATTATGACCGGGCACTTTGAAGCCAGTTTCCTTGAAGCGGTGCCTAACCGCCTGTTCGGTATTATGAATAATTCCGTTCTGATTGCAGTGCCCCTGTTTGTCTTTATGGGCGTGATGCTGGAAAAATCCAAAATCGCTGAAGAGCTGCTGGATACAATGTCCGCACTGTTTGGCCCGATGCGGGGGGGGCTGGGGATATCGGTCACCGTTGTCGGTATGCTACTGGCAGCCAGCACCGGTATCGTAGGAGCAACCGTGGTTACCATGGGTTTGCTGTCTCTGCCGACCATGTTGCGCCGCGGCTATGACCCCAAGGTAGCCACCGGCGTCATCTGTGCATCGGGTACCCTTGGACAGATTATCCCTCCCTCGATTGTGCTGGTTCTGCTGGGTGATGTGATCTCTTCAGCCTATCAGCAGGCACAACTGGATCAGGGGATCTATTCACCCGAAACAGTGACTGTCGGTGACCTGTTCCTCGGCGCACTGTTGCCAGGTCTGTTACTGGTAGCAGCCTATATCGCCTATCTGATTTTTAAAGCAATCTTCCACCCTGACACCGTCCCGGCGATCCCTAAAGAGGAACGGGATGCCATGGATAACATGTTTAAACGGGTGATCTCTGCGCTATTACCTCCGGTTTTTCTGGTCGGTCTGGTGCTGGGGTCAATACTGGGGGGCTGGGCAACCCCTACGGAAGCCGCTTCGGTCGGTGCCGTAGGCGCGATGGTGCTGGCGATGGTCCGCCGGTGCTTCACTCTGAGCATTCTCAAAGAGGTGATGCGCACGACCACTCAGGTCAGTTCGATGGTGTTCATTATCCTGGTGGGTGCATCGATCTTCTCGCTGGTGTTCCGTGGCTATGGCGGCGATGATCTGGTGCGGCAGTTCCTGTCCAACTTACCTGGCGGGGTATTTGGAGCGGTGGCGCTGGTGATGCTGGTGATCTTCCTGTTGGGGTTCTTCCTCGACTTTATCGAGATCACCTTTGTTGTTGTGCCGATTGTCGCCCCTATTCTGCTGGCGATGGGCCTCGATCCGGTCTGGCTTGGGGTGATGATCGCCCTCAACCTGCAGACCTCATTCCTGACACCTCCGTTTGGTTTTGCCCTGTTCTACCTGCGCGGGGTAGCACCGGAAAGTATCTCTACCATGCAGATCTATCGGGGGGTAATACCATTTATCATGATCCAGCTGGTGGCACTGATGGCACTTGCGCAATGGCCTGCACTGGCTACCTGGCTGCCAAATCTGGTGTATGGTTAG
- a CDS encoding methyl-accepting chemotaxis protein, producing MKIRTKLLAFIAISVIVPIIIISSFSIYEARVTALDNFETSSRKEITQIDNAFNIFFKAIADNVTFVADLPLVKDNSFNLSNFLNGPGSFKSHLSAGGKEAELFRIYEKFGQTHPGLAYVYSGRADGGYIQWPDVAIKDAYDPRPRPWYKKALENPGEVVRTEAYYWAGDDATFVGTAKTITDSSGKVMGVQSMDVSVKQLTEIVQQIKIGERGHILLIEDSGTVLVDPLFPEHNFKKVSALDTQLFKQLVSVDSGLLEVERNGENYLAKVVKSSALGWRFVALVPADEVFATADRIAWLSLIIAAVLIALFISVGALFSKLITRPIDRVADVLKSIADGEGDLTTRLPIESNDEVGELSRSFNQFIEKLQSIIQQIVGLSGELKSSADAAAESANGSMAEVRHQLDQITLVATSVEEMSAATQEIASNAEHTSHAASESARFSKQGQAVVMKARDSIDDLAGEVSTASQVILKLSEHSQQINSILGTIQGIAEQTNLLALNAAIEAARAGENGRGFAVVADEVRSLSQKTTVSTADIRNMIATLQSTTQQAVSIMTSSEAMAQTSVAEANQAYEQLVLITDSVNNISDMSAQIATATEEQSMVNNGISENTSQIKMIADQMFENADTRLKRSRKLHSLSEGMHGQVGLFKV from the coding sequence ATGAAAATTCGTACTAAGTTGCTGGCCTTCATTGCAATTTCGGTCATAGTGCCAATTATTATCATTTCATCATTTTCTATCTATGAAGCCAGAGTGACCGCACTGGATAACTTTGAAACCAGCAGCCGTAAAGAGATCACTCAGATCGATAATGCCTTTAACATCTTTTTTAAAGCTATTGCCGATAATGTAACTTTCGTGGCGGATCTTCCGCTGGTTAAAGATAATAGCTTTAACTTATCCAATTTTCTTAATGGGCCTGGCAGTTTCAAATCGCATCTGAGTGCCGGGGGAAAGGAGGCGGAGCTGTTCCGCATTTACGAGAAGTTTGGTCAGACCCATCCTGGGCTGGCCTATGTGTATTCTGGTCGTGCTGACGGCGGTTACATTCAGTGGCCCGATGTTGCCATTAAAGATGCATACGATCCGCGTCCCCGTCCGTGGTATAAAAAAGCACTGGAAAATCCTGGCGAGGTGGTGCGTACTGAGGCTTATTACTGGGCGGGAGATGATGCCACCTTTGTTGGTACCGCCAAGACGATTACTGACAGTTCAGGCAAAGTTATGGGGGTGCAGTCGATGGATGTCTCCGTGAAACAGCTGACGGAGATTGTGCAGCAGATAAAAATTGGCGAGCGTGGACACATCTTGCTGATTGAAGACAGCGGAACGGTTTTAGTTGATCCACTTTTTCCAGAGCATAACTTCAAAAAAGTCAGTGCGCTGGATACCCAACTGTTTAAACAGCTTGTATCGGTTGATTCTGGTCTGTTGGAAGTCGAGCGTAATGGTGAAAACTATCTGGCAAAGGTGGTTAAATCCTCTGCGCTGGGCTGGCGCTTTGTTGCGCTGGTTCCAGCCGATGAGGTCTTTGCGACGGCTGACAGAATTGCCTGGCTATCGCTGATTATTGCTGCGGTACTTATCGCACTGTTTATCTCGGTTGGTGCATTATTTTCTAAACTGATTACCCGGCCGATTGATCGTGTCGCTGATGTGTTGAAAAGCATCGCTGACGGAGAGGGGGATCTGACCACCCGGTTACCGATAGAGTCAAATGATGAGGTCGGTGAGCTATCCCGTTCATTCAATCAGTTTATAGAAAAGCTGCAATCGATCATTCAACAGATAGTCGGGCTTTCCGGAGAACTGAAAAGTAGTGCCGATGCGGCTGCGGAGAGTGCGAATGGTTCTATGGCTGAGGTGAGGCATCAATTGGATCAGATTACTCTGGTGGCCACGTCAGTGGAAGAGATGTCGGCGGCGACTCAGGAAATTGCTTCCAATGCTGAGCATACATCCCATGCTGCCAGTGAAAGCGCCCGTTTTAGCAAGCAGGGCCAGGCCGTGGTAATGAAAGCCCGGGATTCAATCGATGATCTGGCGGGCGAGGTGAGTACTGCATCGCAGGTTATCCTCAAACTGAGCGAACACTCTCAGCAGATAAACTCGATTCTGGGTACGATCCAGGGAATAGCAGAGCAAACAAACCTGTTAGCGCTAAATGCTGCGATTGAAGCGGCACGTGCAGGAGAGAATGGCCGTGGATTTGCGGTAGTCGCTGATGAAGTCAGAAGTCTTTCACAGAAAACGACGGTCTCCACTGCTGATATACGCAATATGATCGCGACACTTCAGTCTACAACACAGCAGGCCGTGTCGATTATGACCAGCAGTGAAGCGATGGCTCAGACTTCTGTTGCTGAGGCCAATCAGGCCTATGAACAGTTGGTTCTGATAACGGATTCTGTGAATAATATCAGTGATATGTCTGCCCAGATCGCCACGGCGACAGAGGAGCAGAGTATGGTCAATAACGGCATATCGGAGAATACCTCTCAGATTAAAATGATTGCCGATCAGATGTTCGAAAATGCTGATACCCGACTGAAGCGATCCCGCAAACTGCATTCTCTTTCTGAAGGTATGCATGGTCAGGTCGGACTTTTTAAAGTCTGA
- a CDS encoding SIS domain-containing protein: MQPLNLLKSIADAKISLRKSEQKVADYVLEHPSDVIHMRIVDLASEANVSEPTVVRFCRALHYDGFQDFKLTLAQGLASNANFEQFSLNSKDTVSEFKQKIFDSTVGNMMRVREELDANTLEEAINAIASTNRLELYGFGASAPVCNDAQHKFHRLKIAASAYSDPHMQMISATTLTEQDVVIAISQTGRTKDLLHAVKLVKDAGVTVISLCPSNTPLSDLASIAIHIDLEEDKDLSTLMSSRVVHLVVIDVLAVGVAMKLGPGLLDHLKTIKRSLKSLRQNDKRLPLRKTEE; the protein is encoded by the coding sequence TTGCAGCCGCTTAATCTTCTTAAATCTATTGCAGACGCGAAAATTAGTCTGCGAAAATCAGAGCAGAAAGTTGCCGATTACGTATTGGAACATCCCTCCGATGTAATCCACATGCGCATTGTCGATCTGGCCTCTGAAGCGAATGTAAGTGAGCCTACCGTCGTGCGGTTCTGCCGCGCACTCCACTATGACGGCTTTCAGGACTTTAAGCTAACCCTTGCTCAGGGCCTTGCCAGCAACGCAAACTTCGAACAGTTCTCCCTGAATAGCAAAGATACCGTCAGCGAATTCAAGCAGAAGATCTTCGATTCAACGGTGGGCAATATGATGCGGGTTCGTGAAGAACTCGATGCCAATACGCTGGAAGAAGCGATCAATGCGATTGCCAGCACTAACCGGCTGGAGCTCTATGGTTTTGGCGCATCAGCGCCGGTATGCAACGACGCACAACATAAATTCCACCGCCTGAAAATTGCTGCGTCGGCTTACTCCGACCCTCACATGCAGATGATCTCAGCCACAACACTGACAGAGCAGGATGTGGTCATCGCCATCTCCCAGACCGGTCGTACCAAAGACCTGCTGCACGCAGTCAAACTGGTGAAAGATGCCGGCGTCACGGTAATCTCGCTTTGCCCCAGCAACACCCCCCTGTCAGATCTGGCCAGTATTGCCATCCATATCGATCTGGAAGAGGATAAAGACCTCAGCACGCTGATGTCATCCCGGGTGGTTCACCTGGTGGTAATTGATGTGCTCGCGGTCGGGGTGGCAATGAAACTGGGACCTGGCCTGCTGGATCATCTGAAAACGATCAAACGCAGCCTGAAGAGCCTGCGCCAGAACGATAAACGCCTGCCACTGCGAAAAACCGAAGAATAA
- a CDS encoding YjaG family protein, giving the protein MSQWSLEHELKALDGWQLSAFSVALTERMFPNFALFSTLLEFGDRDQVRSILDGIWNRLSNSGAKMNFEVQQANVEANMPDLQVFDMYGASPALDAMVALYSTINCLLEPNRTEAANIGNLSLECVATFIEVTADADMSDEELLVYISHHDMMLQEESFQEEVIKRLSTMKSATASAINELKRLAANEGVSNIGVSEE; this is encoded by the coding sequence ATGTCACAATGGTCACTTGAACATGAGCTTAAAGCACTCGATGGCTGGCAACTGAGCGCCTTCTCAGTGGCGCTGACAGAGCGGATGTTTCCCAACTTTGCGCTGTTTTCAACTTTGCTTGAATTTGGTGACCGTGATCAGGTGCGCAGCATTCTGGATGGTATCTGGAACCGGCTTAGCAATAGCGGAGCGAAGATGAACTTTGAGGTTCAGCAGGCGAATGTTGAAGCGAATATGCCGGATCTGCAGGTGTTTGATATGTATGGTGCTTCACCGGCATTGGATGCGATGGTTGCGCTGTACTCAACAATCAACTGTCTGCTGGAACCAAACCGCACGGAAGCCGCCAATATCGGCAATCTGTCGCTGGAGTGTGTTGCCACCTTTATTGAAGTAACTGCCGATGCCGATATGTCCGACGAAGAGTTGCTGGTCTATATCAGCCATCACGACATGATGTTGCAGGAAGAAAGCTTTCAGGAAGAGGTCATTAAGCGGCTGTCGACGATGAAGAGTGCTACGGCCTCCGCCATCAATGAACTTAAACGCCTGGCGGCAAATGAAGGTGTCAGTAATATAGGCGTCAGTGAAGAGTGA
- a CDS encoding TRAP transporter small permease subunit → MNNKNPIATVVRILDGLSEWTGRSIAWLTLLMVLVTFVVVVMRYVLNIGNIQLQESVIYMHSFVFLLGAGYTLKHDGHVRVDIFYRPLGERGKAVINIIGTLFLLLPVSLFILWISWEYVLFSWHTMEGSQEAGGIEALYILKTSLLLMPVLMILQGIAELLRNILVLSGLEHLTEADTHGEHPL, encoded by the coding sequence ATGAATAATAAGAATCCGATTGCAACGGTCGTCAGGATACTTGACGGTCTCAGCGAATGGACCGGCCGAAGTATCGCCTGGTTGACGTTGCTGATGGTGCTGGTGACCTTTGTTGTCGTTGTAATGCGTTATGTCCTCAATATCGGCAACATCCAGTTACAAGAATCTGTGATCTATATGCACAGTTTCGTCTTCCTGCTTGGCGCGGGATATACACTCAAGCACGACGGCCATGTCCGTGTCGATATCTTCTATCGACCGCTAGGCGAGCGGGGTAAAGCCGTTATCAATATTATCGGCACCCTCTTTCTGCTGCTTCCCGTTTCGCTATTTATTCTGTGGATCTCCTGGGAGTATGTACTGTTCTCCTGGCATACCATGGAAGGCTCTCAGGAAGCCGGGGGTATTGAAGCACTGTACATCCTCAAGACCTCTCTGCTACTGATGCCTGTGCTGATGATCTTGCAGGGGATCGCTGAGCTGTTGCGCAATATACTGGTGCTGAGTGGGCTGGAGCATCTGACGGAAGCCGATACTCATGGGGAGCACCCGCTATGA